One segment of Tenrec ecaudatus isolate mTenEca1 chromosome 1, mTenEca1.hap1, whole genome shotgun sequence DNA contains the following:
- the ARRDC2 gene encoding arrestin domain-containing protein 2 isoform X1: protein MLFDKVKAFVVQLDGASGGAEPVFSGGQAVAGRVLLELSGAVRVGALRLHARGRAHVHWTESRSTGSSSAYTQSYSERLEVVNHLVTLLAPDTGETTTLPPGRHEFPFSFQLPPTLVTSFEGRHGSVRYSVKATLHRPWAPARRARKVFVVIEPVDINTPALLAPQAGTQEKFARTWYCNRGLVSLSAKIDRKGYTPGELIPVFAEIDNGTTRPVLPRVAVIQTQTFMARGARKQKRVVVASLVGEPVGPGRRALWQGRALHIPPVGPSILHCRVLRVDYVLKVCVDIPGTSKLLLELPLVIGTVPLHPFGSRSSSVGSHASFLMDWGLGALPEQPEAPPEYSEVVADEDAASAGQDHFPRLPELNLGLEGPFFTYIQEFRYRPPPLYSEEDPHPPMAVVRPRCMTC, encoded by the exons ATGCTGTTCGACAAGGTGAAGGCGTTCGTGGTGCAGCTGGACGGGGCGAGCGGGGGCGCGGAGCCCGTGTTCAGCGGCGGCCAGGCCGTGGCTGGCCGGGTACTGCTGGAGCTGTCGGGCGCCGTGCGTGTGGGTGCCCTGAGGTTGCACGCGCGGGGCCGCGCTCACGTGCACTGGACCGAGTCGCGCAGCACAGGCTCGAGCAGCGCGTATACGCAGAGTTACAGCGAACGGTTGGAGGTGGTGAACCACCTGGTCACGCTTCTCGCTCCAG ACACTGGAGAGACCACCACCCTGCCGCCCGGGCGTCATGAGTTCCCCTTCAGCTTCCAGCTGCCCCC GACCCTGGTGACGTCGTTCGAGGGTAGACACGGCAGCGTCCGCTACAGCGTCAAGGCCACCTTACACCGGCCCTGGGCCCCGGCACGCCGGGCCAGGAAGGTGTTCGTCGTCATTGAGCCGGTGGATATCAACACCCCGGCCCTGCTG GCACCTCAGGCAGGCACCCAGGAGAAATTTGCCCGGACCTGGTACTGTAACCGGGGCCTCGTCTCCCTCTCGGCTAAGATTGACCGGAAGGGCTACACACCAG GCGAGCTGATCCCCGTCTTTGCGGAGATCGACAATGGCACTACGCGCCCCGTGCTCCCGAGAGTGGCCGTGATCCAGACGCAGACCTTCATGGCCCGAGGCGCCCGCAAGCAGAAGCGGGTGGTAGTGGCCAGCCTGGTGGGCGAGCCGGTGGGCCCAGGGCGACGGGCTCTGTGGCAGGGCCGGGCACTGCATATCCCGCCGGTGGGCCCCTCCATCCTGCACTGCCGTGTGCTGCGTGTGGACTATGTACTCAAG GTCTGTGTGGACATCCCGGGCACGTCCAAGCTGCTCCTGGAGTTGCCGCTGGTCATTGGCACTGTGCCCCTGCACCCCTTCGGCAGCCGCTCGTCCAGCGTGGGCAGCCACGCCAGCTTCCTGATGGACTGGGGGCTCGGTGCCCTGCCGGAGCAGCCAGAGG CCCCTCCTGAGTACTCAGAGGTGGTGGCAGACGAGGATGCGGCCAGTGCGGGGCAGGACCACTTCCCGCGCCTACCAGAGCTCAACCTAGGCCTCGAGGGCCCCTTCTTTACCTACATCCAGGAGTTCCGCTACCGCCCACCGCCCCTGTACTCCGAG GAGGACCCTCACCCACCTATGGCGGTTGTCAGACCCCGCTGCATGACGTGCTGA
- the ARRDC2 gene encoding arrestin domain-containing protein 2 isoform X2 produces MRPWGIRSFALELARGPGGAYRGGERLCGRVLLEAAAPLRVRALEVAARGGAAAHWLEGRSVGVNAVSSDFVAAETYLRRRQLLLRDTGETTTLPPGRHEFPFSFQLPPTLVTSFEGRHGSVRYSVKATLHRPWAPARRARKVFVVIEPVDINTPALLAPQAGTQEKFARTWYCNRGLVSLSAKIDRKGYTPGELIPVFAEIDNGTTRPVLPRVAVIQTQTFMARGARKQKRVVVASLVGEPVGPGRRALWQGRALHIPPVGPSILHCRVLRVDYVLKVCVDIPGTSKLLLELPLVIGTVPLHPFGSRSSSVGSHASFLMDWGLGALPEQPEAPPEYSEVVADEDAASAGQDHFPRLPELNLGLEGPFFTYIQEFRYRPPPLYSEEDPHPPMAVVRPRCMTC; encoded by the exons ATGCGCCCTTGGGGCATACGCAGCTTCGCGCTGGAACTGGCTCGGGGCCCCGGAGGCGCGTACCGAGGCGGCGAGCGGCTGTGCGGCCGGGTGCTCCTGGAGGCGGCGGCGCCGCTGCGCGTGCGAGCGCTCGAGGTGGCGGCGCGCGGCGGGGCGGCGGCGCATTGGCTCGAGGGCCGCAGCGTGGGCGTCAACGCGGTGTCCAGCGACTTTGTAGCCGCCGAGACTTACCTGCGGCGGCGGCAGCTGTTGCTTCGAG ACACTGGAGAGACCACCACCCTGCCGCCCGGGCGTCATGAGTTCCCCTTCAGCTTCCAGCTGCCCCC GACCCTGGTGACGTCGTTCGAGGGTAGACACGGCAGCGTCCGCTACAGCGTCAAGGCCACCTTACACCGGCCCTGGGCCCCGGCACGCCGGGCCAGGAAGGTGTTCGTCGTCATTGAGCCGGTGGATATCAACACCCCGGCCCTGCTG GCACCTCAGGCAGGCACCCAGGAGAAATTTGCCCGGACCTGGTACTGTAACCGGGGCCTCGTCTCCCTCTCGGCTAAGATTGACCGGAAGGGCTACACACCAG GCGAGCTGATCCCCGTCTTTGCGGAGATCGACAATGGCACTACGCGCCCCGTGCTCCCGAGAGTGGCCGTGATCCAGACGCAGACCTTCATGGCCCGAGGCGCCCGCAAGCAGAAGCGGGTGGTAGTGGCCAGCCTGGTGGGCGAGCCGGTGGGCCCAGGGCGACGGGCTCTGTGGCAGGGCCGGGCACTGCATATCCCGCCGGTGGGCCCCTCCATCCTGCACTGCCGTGTGCTGCGTGTGGACTATGTACTCAAG GTCTGTGTGGACATCCCGGGCACGTCCAAGCTGCTCCTGGAGTTGCCGCTGGTCATTGGCACTGTGCCCCTGCACCCCTTCGGCAGCCGCTCGTCCAGCGTGGGCAGCCACGCCAGCTTCCTGATGGACTGGGGGCTCGGTGCCCTGCCGGAGCAGCCAGAGG CCCCTCCTGAGTACTCAGAGGTGGTGGCAGACGAGGATGCGGCCAGTGCGGGGCAGGACCACTTCCCGCGCCTACCAGAGCTCAACCTAGGCCTCGAGGGCCCCTTCTTTACCTACATCCAGGAGTTCCGCTACCGCCCACCGCCCCTGTACTCCGAG GAGGACCCTCACCCACCTATGGCGGTTGTCAGACCCCGCTGCATGACGTGCTGA